In Paludisphaera rhizosphaerae, a single window of DNA contains:
- a CDS encoding DEAD/DEAH box helicase: protein MIRPVKEEPASGFRSMGLSPTMLKALALARYHTPSPIQAEFIPHALDGSDVLGQAQTGTGKTAAFGIPLIEMLEARGRGPQAIILAPTRELTQQIVVELKKLCANRADVSVCGLYGGEPIERQIRALSRGIDIAVGTPGRVLDHMERHTLYLGDIFHLVLDEADRMLDIGFRPDIERIMKKLPVPHQTLLLSATISPEIRTLTHRYMHDPVELNLSTDEPSVEKIQQFYISVNHDRKMELLVHLLKRDKPRQCIVFTRTKRGADRLAERLRRTVPGVAAIHGDLAQTARDRVMSGFRAGTIPILVATDVVGRGIDVAGISHVVNYDIPDDPENYVHRIGRTGRMGKDGVAYLFVGPDQGDPLTEIEALINKVIPAHNVEGFEVVRPSAGAPKARELFNTVTNRSFAGR from the coding sequence TTGATTCGCCCAGTTAAGGAGGAACCCGCCTCGGGCTTCCGCTCGATGGGCCTGAGCCCGACCATGCTGAAGGCCCTGGCGCTCGCCAGGTATCACACCCCCTCGCCGATCCAAGCCGAGTTCATCCCCCACGCCCTTGACGGTTCCGACGTCCTGGGTCAGGCCCAAACGGGGACCGGCAAGACGGCCGCCTTCGGTATCCCTCTCATCGAGATGCTTGAAGCACGAGGCCGCGGGCCCCAGGCCATCATCCTGGCGCCGACCCGCGAACTCACCCAGCAGATCGTCGTCGAGCTGAAGAAGCTGTGCGCCAATCGCGCCGACGTCTCTGTCTGCGGACTCTACGGCGGCGAGCCCATCGAGCGTCAGATCCGCGCGCTGAGCCGCGGGATCGACATCGCCGTTGGGACGCCCGGCCGGGTGCTCGACCATATGGAGCGCCACACGCTGTACCTTGGGGACATCTTCCACCTGGTCCTCGACGAGGCCGACCGGATGCTCGACATCGGGTTCCGGCCGGACATCGAGCGGATCATGAAGAAGCTTCCCGTCCCCCACCAGACGCTGCTCCTCTCCGCGACCATCAGCCCGGAGATTCGCACGCTCACCCACCGCTACATGCACGACCCGGTCGAGCTGAACCTGTCGACGGACGAGCCTTCGGTCGAGAAGATCCAGCAGTTTTATATCTCGGTCAACCACGACCGGAAGATGGAGCTGCTCGTCCACCTGCTGAAGCGTGACAAGCCCCGCCAGTGCATCGTCTTCACCCGCACCAAGCGCGGCGCCGACCGGCTGGCCGAGCGGTTGCGGCGGACGGTTCCCGGCGTGGCGGCCATCCACGGCGACCTCGCCCAGACGGCCCGCGACCGCGTCATGTCCGGCTTCCGCGCGGGGACGATCCCGATCCTGGTCGCCACCGACGTCGTCGGCCGCGGCATCGACGTCGCCGGTATCAGCCACGTCGTCAACTACGACATCCCCGACGACCCGGAGAACTACGTCCACCGCATCGGCCGCACCGGCCGCATGGGTAAGGACGGCGTCGCCTACCTGTTCGTCGGCCCCGATCAGGGCGATCCCTTGACCGAGATCGAGGCGCTCATCAACAAGGTGATCCCGGCTCACAACGTCGAGGGTTTCGAGGTCGTTCGGCCTTCGGCCGGCGCCCCCAAGGCTCGCGAACTGTTCAACACCGTGACCAACCGCTCGTTCGCCGGTCGCTGA
- a CDS encoding endonuclease encodes MATQSKTQYLADLQAYLKKRYKPKAGPAPSRLPVIDAVVYGICHEGTTREQANQALSRFKDQFFDWNEVRVSPIEEVQETLADVPDPTGRAHRIRKFLRQLFEKTYSFTSLEALAKKPLKEALKTLQVYEAFGSDYVVATVIQQALGGHAIPIDNAARQALESLGLHEEDVAALRGLVERAIPKNRGAEFVDLLEEMAHDPAIANDPKAPRWIHTGKPAKSAPAKDEPAPKAAKTAAPAEEKPKAAPKAKEPEKAPPANAKKAHPPAPAPAPAPPKKGGKAKPGDK; translated from the coding sequence ATGGCGACTCAAAGCAAGACCCAGTATCTCGCCGATCTCCAGGCTTATCTCAAGAAGCGGTACAAGCCCAAGGCCGGCCCCGCGCCGAGCCGGCTCCCGGTGATCGACGCGGTCGTCTATGGGATCTGCCACGAAGGGACCACTCGCGAGCAGGCCAACCAGGCCCTCTCGCGCTTCAAGGACCAGTTCTTCGACTGGAACGAGGTCCGCGTCAGCCCGATCGAGGAAGTCCAGGAAACCCTCGCCGACGTCCCCGACCCGACCGGCCGCGCCCATCGCATCCGGAAGTTCCTCCGCCAGCTCTTCGAGAAGACCTACAGCTTCACCTCGCTGGAAGCGCTCGCCAAGAAGCCTCTGAAGGAGGCCCTCAAGACGCTTCAGGTCTACGAGGCGTTCGGCTCGGACTACGTCGTCGCCACCGTCATCCAGCAGGCCCTGGGCGGCCACGCCATCCCCATCGACAACGCCGCCCGCCAGGCGCTGGAGAGTCTCGGCCTCCACGAGGAGGACGTCGCCGCACTCCGTGGGCTCGTCGAACGAGCCATCCCCAAGAACCGCGGCGCCGAGTTCGTCGACCTCCTCGAAGAGATGGCCCACGATCCGGCCATCGCCAACGACCCCAAGGCCCCCCGATGGATCCACACGGGGAAGCCGGCCAAATCCGCCCCCGCCAAGGACGAGCCCGCCCCCAAGGCGGCCAAGACGGCGGCCCCGGCCGAGGAGAAGCCCAAGGCCGCTCCCAAGGCCAAGGAGCCCGAAAAGGCTCCGCCGGCCAATGCCAAGAAAGCCCACCCTCCCGCTCCCGCTCCGGCTCCCGCGCCTCCCAAGAAGGGGGGCAAGGCCAAGCCTGGCGACAAGTGA
- a CDS encoding BatD family protein has product MNTTPAGRRPAGGVWFSPTPGHSLVLAVFAFLALAPSCLGEDLLVRVRVRSDRVLAGQGADVFVDVPAQDKRPKLEWPALKDARMWVVEETFRPTSVTAIGGAVASDNLFTTRLRLVATAPGRLDVPPITARLGDRTGRSAPIRLTIDPPPIAGRPPGFLGGVGDFKASAEVQPAQVRVGQEALYRIRVEGPGAWGMTTRPDLDRLRALAIEPRVGDLPDETVDEPPSRAFVYRIRAMQAGEVVLPPVSIASYDPRVGRYVTHVSGGVPFKVVAAPAFNPEGIDYRPPAPGMSAGRIATISTAAAMAAMILTAIVLRRRVADVLRKSFPGHRRGARRFAVEAARKLGEASEENVARETLDAIAEYARIGVGRPPGALTPREAAEAVARVSRSDEMARRAAVMAARCDHALFAAPGTAGGEKPEEAGRLQDDARELFEALGRSGGRWWE; this is encoded by the coding sequence GTGAACACGACGCCCGCCGGCCGCAGACCTGCCGGCGGCGTTTGGTTCTCGCCGACGCCGGGCCACAGCCTGGTGCTTGCGGTGTTCGCATTCCTTGCCCTCGCCCCTAGCTGCCTCGGGGAAGACCTGCTCGTCCGCGTCCGGGTCCGTTCCGACCGCGTGCTGGCGGGGCAGGGGGCGGACGTTTTCGTCGACGTCCCGGCGCAGGACAAGCGGCCGAAGCTAGAGTGGCCCGCGCTCAAAGACGCGCGGATGTGGGTCGTGGAGGAGACGTTCCGGCCCACCAGCGTGACCGCCATCGGCGGCGCCGTGGCCAGCGACAACCTGTTCACGACTCGGCTGCGACTGGTCGCGACCGCCCCCGGCCGGCTCGACGTCCCGCCGATCACCGCTCGGCTGGGCGATCGCACGGGTCGCAGCGCGCCGATCCGCCTGACCATCGACCCTCCCCCGATCGCCGGCCGACCGCCCGGGTTCCTCGGGGGCGTCGGCGATTTCAAGGCCTCCGCCGAGGTCCAACCGGCGCAGGTCCGCGTCGGTCAGGAAGCTCTCTATCGGATCCGCGTCGAAGGCCCCGGCGCGTGGGGGATGACCACGCGCCCGGATCTCGACCGGCTCCGCGCGCTGGCGATCGAGCCCCGCGTCGGCGACCTGCCGGACGAGACCGTCGACGAGCCTCCGTCGCGGGCGTTCGTCTATCGCATCCGCGCCATGCAGGCGGGCGAGGTCGTCCTGCCGCCGGTCTCGATCGCGTCGTACGATCCTCGCGTCGGACGATACGTCACCCACGTCTCGGGGGGCGTTCCGTTCAAGGTCGTCGCCGCGCCGGCCTTCAATCCCGAGGGGATCGACTACCGCCCCCCTGCGCCGGGGATGTCGGCCGGCCGGATCGCGACGATCTCAACGGCGGCTGCGATGGCGGCCATGATCCTGACGGCGATCGTCTTGCGCCGTCGAGTGGCCGATGTCCTGCGGAAGTCGTTCCCCGGTCATCGCCGTGGCGCGAGACGGTTCGCCGTCGAAGCGGCGCGAAAGCTGGGGGAAGCGTCTGAGGAAAATGTGGCGCGTGAAACGCTCGACGCGATTGCGGAATACGCACGGATCGGCGTCGGCCGGCCGCCGGGGGCCTTGACGCCCAGGGAGGCGGCCGAGGCGGTGGCGCGCGTCAGCAGGTCGGACGAGATGGCTCGCCGCGCGGCGGTGATGGCCGCGCGTTGCGATCACGCCCTCTTCGCCGCCCCAGGAACGGCCGGCGGCGAGAAACCAGAGGAGGCGGGCCGCCTGCAAGACGACGCCCGGGAGCTGTTTGAAGCCCTCGGGCGCTCCGGCGGCCGATGGTGGGAATGA
- the rbfA gene encoding 30S ribosome-binding factor RbfA has product MPSHRSLRIAEAIREVVASAVLFEVSDPRVQGVTILRVEVSHDLRNATVYVTVMGTPGERSTAMKGLKSASGFLQAKVAARLQIRYTPILSFKLDESVKKSVEMGRLIEEAVASDARAGPESHDHDDDSDEAVEPPEADDGSEDDDQDDHS; this is encoded by the coding sequence ATGCCCTCCCACCGCAGCCTCCGCATCGCCGAAGCCATTCGCGAGGTGGTCGCCTCGGCCGTCCTGTTCGAGGTGTCCGACCCACGCGTGCAGGGCGTCACGATCCTGCGCGTCGAGGTCTCCCACGACCTTCGCAACGCGACCGTCTACGTCACCGTCATGGGGACGCCGGGCGAACGCAGCACAGCCATGAAAGGCCTCAAAAGCGCCTCGGGATTCCTCCAGGCGAAGGTCGCCGCACGGCTCCAGATCCGATACACTCCGATCCTCAGCTTCAAGCTCGACGAGAGCGTCAAGAAATCCGTTGAGATGGGCCGACTGATCGAGGAGGCCGTGGCCTCCGACGCCCGCGCCGGACCCGAGTCCCACGACCACGACGACGACTCCGATGAGGCCGTGGAGCCTCCCGAGGCCGACGACGGATCGGAAGACGACGATCAGGACGACCACTCCTGA